The proteins below come from a single Indicator indicator isolate 239-I01 chromosome 12, UM_Iind_1.1, whole genome shotgun sequence genomic window:
- the PLEKHF2 gene encoding pleckstrin homology domain-containing family F member 2 translates to MVDRLANSEANTRRISIVENCFGAAGQPLTIPGRVLIGEGVLTKLCRKKPKARQFFLFNDILVYGNIVIQKKKYNKQHIIPLENVTIDSIQDEGDLRNGWLIKTPTKSFAVYAATATEKSEWMNHINKCVSDLLSKSGKSPSSEHAAVWVPDSEAAVCMRCQKAKFTPVNRRHHCRKCGFVVCGPCSEKRFLLPSQSSKPVRICDFCYQLLATGEMTACQSSRSDSYSHSPKSSLNDVSDEDDDEDSSD, encoded by the coding sequence ATGGTGGATCGCCTGGCAAACAGCGAGGCAAACACGAGAAGGATCAGCATCGTGGAAAACTGCTTCGGAGCGGCTGGCCAGCCCCTCACTATTCCTGGGCGTGTCCTGATTGGGGAGGGAGTGCTGACGAAGCTGTGCAGGAAGAAGCCCAAAGCCAGGCAGTTCTTCCTCTTCAACGACATCCTTGTCTACGGCAACATCGTCATCCAGAAGAAGAAGTACAACAAGCAGCACATAATCCCCCTGGAAAACGTCACCATTGATTCCATCCAGGATGAGGGGGACTTGCGGAACGGGTGGCTCATCAAGACGCCCACCAAGTCGTTTGCCGTTTACGCCGCCACCGCCACGGAGAAGTCCGAGTGGATGAACCACATCAACAAGTGCGTCTCTGACCTGCTTTCCAAGAGCGGGAAGAGCCCCAGCAGCGAGCACGCGGCCGTCTGGGTGCCGGACTCGGAGGCCGCCGTCTGCATGCGCTGCCAGAAGGCGAAGTTCACGCCGGTCAACCGCCGGCACCACTGCCGCAAGTGCGGCTTCGTGGTCTGCGGGCCGTGCTCCGAGAAGAggttcctcctgcccagccagtCCTCCAAGCCCGTGCGCATCTGCGACTTCTGCTACCAGCTGCTGGCCACCGGCGAGATGACTGCTTGCCAGTCCTCCAGGTCAGACTCCTACAGCCACTCGCCAAAGTCCTCTCTAAACGATGTGTCCGACGAGGACGACGATGAAGACAGCAGCGATTAA